The following is a genomic window from Prunus persica cultivar Lovell chromosome G7, Prunus_persica_NCBIv2, whole genome shotgun sequence.
taataaattttttcgACTAACATGTTTACAGGTAGAAGAACCAAAGAATATTACTAACCAAACTGTCATTAGGAGCTTAGATATGCAGAGAGCAAGGTACTTCTTATGCATAATAGtctcatatttttattctttcataattttcaAAGTAATTGTACATGTCATCTTATTAAAGGGAATTGTATCTCatcaaattttatagtactAAATAGTATTATGAGAGATCAATTagtttgttaattaattagtctTCTTTCTTGTAGGTATTTTGAAGTGGTTGGATGGATTCATCCTTATTTCACATGTCTTTTTTTTAACACAAGGAAGAAGTGTTGTATGGAATGATACAGTTTGGTTAATGGAGCTAAATTTTTTGGCAACCATGATGGTTTTGTCTGTACTTTTTGGTTGTTACTCTTGTTGCTATCTCTGTTTAGccatattttttggttttcaatgAAGTTTCAgctattgaccaaaaaaagaacatgCCAATGGAGCTAagttttttgctttcttttatttcccATGTTATCTGAACAGTCCAATGAAGCATCTaagtaaatatttatattttgttctcGAATGGATCACTATTTTCTAGTTTGAGAATGGGAGATGCCAGATGCAAATGAATCACTAAAGAAATATTTTGCCTattcacaaaaaataaaaataataaaataataaaaatcccTATGGTTGCAAGGTTTATCCGTGGGCATGTGTTTTTGTAGCAAGTTGAACACATAATTTTGCCTAGACAAATATACAGTGttaattatttcttacttgatgaaaggaaaaaaaaaagcaagttggaaaattaagtgtaaagaaaaagaaataatataaaagtgaagtaaaaaagaaataagataGGCTAAgggtagaataggaaagagaaagaacaaaaaagaaaaaaaattgattaaaaatcattaaaaagcaaaagggagtgtaagtggagaaaaaGGGAGTGGGGAAATCAGCTCCCTTTCTATATACTTAGATGAGTATTCAAagtaattataatataaaaaataaaagaataacaaGATTTTATCACAATGGACaaaatagtattttttttcttaattataataaattttcttttttatcaagGCAAGTCTGATTTACTAGCCGGTTCCGAGTAAGCCCAAGCCCAACCGACTATAAAGAAGAAGCTGTCCGATTCAGTTTAATTTCCCGCCGATACACTCGCACTTCTCATCGACAATCTTCACTTCACCTTGTCAGGCCAAATATTTTCCGTGTGTTTCTCGAGAAAATTCCGAATTCTCTAATGGCGAAACTACGATTACCCTAAAGCACTCATCTCCTAGCGTCAGATAACAACCTAATCACAGATGTTCCTGAACAACGTAACCCGACGGAAGCTAGCCTCTCTGCTACGGCCATGGCTTCGAGAAGAGCCCGACCTCGAACTCAAATTAGGGCTTCTCAATTCCCATGCGGTCGCCAAGAACCTCCGCTTCGATACTTCGGTTCTCAACCAGCTCTTCGACGAATCGTCCCAGTTTTCCTTCAAAGAGATCACTGTCGAACACTTGACCGTTCGGTTCTCGAACTGGTTCGTCCCTGCCTTTTCAATCGAATTTCAAGGCGTCACTGTGACACTATCACCTGGGTAAGTCACTGCTCCTGCTTGCCCGCCTgtgttcaatttttcttttttcttctttgcattgtttggtttttgcgagcttgatttttccttttttttttaatattgaaaGGGAATTGATGGAAGAGAGAAATGTAGAACTTAGGCCGAAACCGAGGGATAAATTTGCAGaagatatgaagaagaagctttCTGAGATTGATCCTGAGGTAGGCATTGTTGTTGTTAgtgtttaatctcaaatttcgCTCTTATCACATGTAGATAGGTGAAAACTTGTTTGCTTACTTGACTGATGAACCGTTAATCTCCAATACAATCCCTGAGGCTTTTCACTGGAATTCAGGGTAGTGCTTTGCGTGGTGTTCTCGAAAAGCTCTTGGCCACTTCTCCTTCAACAAATAACTTTAGGACAACCCTTTGCAATCTGATACTTAAACACTGCCAGCTTCGAATGCATGACATCAATGTGCAAATGCAGGTTCCCATCTTAAATGATTcacttgtttgtttgttgaatTTAAAAGATATTAATGCAGATCCTCAGTATCTTGATCATGGGTGTCTTCTTCGAGGCCTATTTGGTGCACTCTTTCTACCTTTGAAAGAGATCTCTTTTACTCTAGTAGGCAGTGGTTTTGAGGTTGGGTTTAAGAGGGCAGATCAGCTCAAACACGTCTTGTTATTGTCTGATTTGTGCACTTGCATTAAATTGAATGACCTTCAGCTTGTGGACATAAGTCTTGGAATTCCAGAATTacgtttttcattttctccgGATGATATTTTCTTCTATTCAGCATTTGGTAAAGCATCATCACAAGAATCTCATTGTTCAAGAAATGCTGTGCAACTATGGAAACTAGCTGCAAGCAGAATTGACAATGTGATTTCAGGCCCTAGACGGTCGTTGCAAAAAttagttgttgttgtttgtttatgGCTACGTTATGTTAATGCTTATGAGCATTTACTGTTACTAATTGGATATTCTGATGACCACTCATTGAAGAGATCAGCTACTAGAATTTCACAGGACAAGATGTTTTTCAGTTCTGTTAAAAACCAAATGAAGGTGATTTCTGATATTGAGAAAGAGTTGCCGGCTGAAGCTATTGCACAGGCGTGGAGAATAGCACGTCATAGAGCAGCATCAAATGTTCAATGTGCCAAAGATGGTTTAAGAAAATCATTTGCGACAATTCACTTCAACTTCCTTCTCAAGATCCTTTTCATACTAGCCTGTATCTGGAGAGTTTTGTGCAAGATAATCCACTTTATCATACGCTTGTTAACTTTTAGGAAAGTATTGGCCAAAGAGCCAAAAAAAGCGAATTTGAAGATTGTTTCTGGAGGTCCATGTACAGAGTTTTGCTTCATTTTGATCCTTGGAAATGTTCTAATCACTATTTCTCATATAAATGAAATTCAACTTGCAGTAAATGAGAAATTAGAATCCCATATTGGGACCTCTTGCTCGGATTTCCTTTCATTTCGTCTTTCAGTTGATTCACTGTTGTTAAAATATGTAGAAAACACGTGTGAACAGTCTGTACTTATATCCTGTGGGCAGTTAAAGGTTAGATCCTCATCTCTTTTGGAAGCTACTGTTAAGGAAAGCAGCTCAAAATCATATTTTAGTTCTATGGAAGCACATTGGAAGGAGAGTAATGATGATTTGAAGAATATTTTGTGGGCTGAGCCAGCACAAAATTTTCCTCTTTCAGAAACTTACAAACCTGGTTATGCCGATCATGTGGAAGGTGCTTGTCTCTCACTTCTGAAAAATTTTCTTGGAGACATGTGGTTGAACTGGAACACAGCTTGCAAGGAATTTGAAAAAAGTGAGATCCAGTACTTTGAAAATCCATTCCTTCTGtgtgaaattaaaaacttcTTGACATATCCAGACCTCAAAAATTCAGATTCTGGGTTTTTGAAATTCTTTTTGACTCTAGGAAAGTTGAACATAGTTTTGGGATGTTCGTCAATACTATCAATATCTCTTCTCTTTAAGCAAATACAACATGCTCTATTCTGGACAGAGGACAATGGTCAATCAGGAGTTCTGTCACATTCTCCAAGAGCTAGTGAGGACAACAAATACAGGTGCTATGCGAGTAAATTAGAAATGACATTGCTTAAGATACTTCCAGAGAAACATATTCAACTAGGGATATTTGCAGCTGGTCCTCACATTCATATTTCATTGGGAAAGAATTTTGATGCTGGAAACAAAGACATAAACCATGAAGTTGGTCAGGAGGAATTTCACCTTGCATTTGATTTTCGCAACATTGAAGCTGCAGTTTGGCCAACTTCCCAATTTGATATGGAATCATTTGTGGCGCCCTCAGGACCTGATGATATAGAACCAGAGTGCCTCAGGTTGGAGCAGCCTCTAATAGTCGATATGTTTAAATCAGATAGTGGGAAGTATCAATGTCAGGAGTGGATTTCTCTTGGTTCTTACTTACGAGTTGGTGGTTTAGAGGCTTACCTGGTCGACTCAGCAGGAAAAAGACAAAGccaaattttaggtttgaagCCAATGACTGTGCGTTTGTTATCCTTCAGGTAGGATTTTATTGCTTTGTTTCTTGTTATATTTGTTCTCCTGGAGCTTTGATAGCTTTATCTCACACACTCTTTTATCCAATTTTTTCAGAGAGTTTTTTGATGGTTGCTCTATTGAACTTTACAGCATATTTTccattaatattttatattctcTAAATCCTTCACACAGAGAAGGTGAATTCctatggtttttatttatttgtgaaTTTCCTTTAGGCTAAATCTTTTGCTCACCAGTGTTAATCTAAGGTTTTCACATTCTTTATTAGTATATCAATTTCATTAAATTCTGAAGTGCattgaggattttattgaCATAGGAGtaaattctttatttatacGAACGTtgtcttgttttttcttcttcctcttttaatattttcttaatgtTTCGAATTCTTCTAAAGGTGAAAATGCtttttactctttttctttactttcctTTCCTTGTATGTGAGACTTTTGAAGATCATAAGAAATGTGGTGAAACAGAGAACCTTCTTCCTTTATTTCCCCCACCCATCACATCCAGAAGAGAATACAATTGCATAGCCTGCTGACTAAATTATCTGTCTTGTCATGATAGTGAATTATTTTGTTGTGCAGGGAGTATGTTCATTCATTTAGCACAAGTGTTATTGCTTTCTCAGCAGCTTTGTGTGGGACAGCTGAAGGATTCACTATTTTATCATATGCAGATgagttttatgttttctttcaggTGATTGTGCTTGTTTGCTGCTTACTAAtaaatttgtgtttttagTCTTGATATTAATGTTTGTGAATATTTGTTTAGAGCTGATTATTATACAGTTTTCCTAGTTTTTTTTACTGAATGTACCCATTTTAGACTTTGTTTGTctttaaaagtaaaataaaattatagacGGGTCACCTTTACTTAATTAGGAGACTATTTGGTTATGTTGAGGTATCTTTCTTGTGTTCAAGTTCGATTTCGATAgtaacattatttttgttgctttCAGGTTCCTTTCGTACCTTAGTCCTGTTAAAGTAGTATTCTTGTTGTCACTGTTGTTTCGTTGCACCTCGTCAACTGCTGCCTTCTTGCTGTTGTTTGTACTTGTGATGATGATTACTGTTATTCCGAAAGGACCCATAATTTGGGAGCTGGATGagtttttgaattatttggtCAACACTTGTCTGTGATATATGTTGATTTCATTCataccatttttctttctgacaGGTGCTTGAAAATTTATCTTCTGCGATATCATATTCATTTAGCAGTTTTGGGTCTATTAGTTACTTGCCTTTTAAGTTTGCAAAGCAAGAATTTGCAATTTCTGAACCTGAGAATGCGGAGACAACTGCACATGGAGCCCCCTTGAATTATAGCAATTCCCTATTTTCAATTAATGGGACCTTCAAAATCAAGTCAGTGGCTATAATTCTTCACAAGTCCAGGATCAGTGGTAGTGTGGACAGTTCTGTAGGAAACTCTGATGTTTCAAGTAGCAAAAAGTTAGCTGAGCATGACTTGCCTGACTgtggaatttcaatttcaattcaccAAACAACTGCTGATTTATCttggaaggaaggaaaagtgAAAGTTCTTTCTAATTTATCAGAAATCCAGTCTGTAATTTTTAGATATAAGAATCAGAAGGGAAAAAGTACTGATCATTGTGATCTGCTATTGCAATCTTTTGATTGCTTATATGAACTATCGCTTTCTAGTTCTGTATTCAATTTTTCACTGTCCCTCTCTCAGAATTACCTATCTTCAGATAATGTTAGCAATGCACCTGGTACCTCTACTTCTGTTGATAAAACAGTGCACGTGGAAAATCTTCCCTTCACCACTAATTCTGAAAGTTCAAATGGTCAGGACTGTAGATTTCTTCAGGATATAGAATTTGCTTCAAATGTACCACCACCGGGCTCAGATCATTGGTTACTGATAAATGTTGTGTTGGGTACTATTTATATGGGAAGGTACTCAGCAAAGAATGTTATGAATGGGGCACATCAGCTAAATAAGTTTTTGTCATCACTTTCTGTTGGTGGTGAATTTCAAACAATCTGTTGTGGAATTCAggtgatattttgttttttgtttttgtgtgaattAGAGAGGGATCAATGGTCTTCTTTATACTTCTTGGGTTTAAATACATTTTACTCGTTTAACTTTGGATTAAGTTTCAGTTGAGTCCTTGTATTTCTAATTTAAGCAATCAATTCTTCTAATTTTTCCAGTAATGTAAATCTGGTAATTTTTCCAGGgtggttttcttttccttgaaATAACAGCTTTGGCTACCTTCGTCAACTGTTTTGCTTCGTATCTTCATTGTTTCGCAAATCTTTTATCTGGTTTACAATCATCTGATGAACACATCGAAGAAGCTGAAATATCTGTGGATACAACCAGGCCAAATGATCATTCTGTTCAGGAGTATATGCAAGAGACTCACTGTACATCTCAACAGGCCCAAATCACACAGATGGAAGCTTTCATCTTAAAtatttctcatttttcttGTGTTCTTGTGATTGAAGACGAACATGGTATATGCATCTGTTCTCCACTGTATGTTACAGATGCTGAGTtactatatatgtatgtaaaCAGTTAGTTTATGTTTGCAGGTGGTATGCAGGAACTTGTGCTTGAGGTTGATGTCCATTTGAACTTTCAAGTGACAaacatgagaagaaaactcGTATTTGATCTTTCTCGCATGTCAATCCTTTCTCAGGCCTTTCAAGAAATTGTGGAAAATGAAATCCAAATTCCTCATTTTTCTTCTGTCACATCAAATGTTTTTCCGTCTGATGTTGTATCTGGAGGTTCTGCTGAATTTTCTCATCATGGGGATAGGATTCATCCTGTTAATGATGCAAGCTGTTCAAGAGATCCTGGACCACAGGAAGAGTTTTCTGTACATAATTCTCTGCCTGAGGCCTTCCGTCCAATTCATCAGAATTATATCCTGAAGCAAGCAGGTGCCGTCATATCAGTTGAGAAGCCTTTAAATGATTCTTTGTGCTTAAACGAGGTTTGGGTTGGAAGTGGATCTATATCATGTTTTGATATTACAATATCTCTGTCTGAAATACAGGTGAGCAAGTCTATATTTCTCTGGttctttctaaatttgatatattattttagaaaatgGGTTCATCCTGCTATTGCTTTGTCTAGTATTAAAACATGTGATTACCTTGTTTGTGTCGTACAATTGCTAAGTCATGTGTCACTCGGTCTATTCTGCTTTTTTTTACATCAGATGCTCTTGTCTATGATTTCATCTTTCTCTGGGGTATTCAAAGAGGAGATGATCAGTGAACCGGATAGAAGGCACCAGTCAAGTAATGAGGAATTTAAAAACAGTTCGGAGACAATGATTCCTAACGGTATACAGCTTTCCAAGATGCAAAGCATCTCTTGCTTGCAGATCTGAGAGGACTTGATTAACAGATATTTTACTCTGTATAGGTGCAATAGTTGCAATTCAGGATGTCCATCAACACATGTACTTCACCGTTGAGGGCGAGGAGAATAAGTTCAATTTAGTGGGTGTAGTTCATTATTCTCTTGTTGGAGAAAGGGCTCTTTTCAGGGTATGGTATTTTTGACACTTCACATTTCTTTGGCTAGATCACGATGAAtactaattttcaaaaaagtaaaaaagaaagaaagtgtaCTTAAATATGTACTTCTAAGTAGCTCTCTGCATAATGATATGAGTTTGCAGCTAGTTTGTtactaaaatattatattccaAGCATGTTGTTCAAAATACTGATACCAAAATCACAAATTTCTGGTCGTTCTCTTAGTTTTGTATTTTGAGAGGGAAACCTGATAATTTATGTGCATTCACTATCTGGACGGGATGCTCGGCTATGTGGCTTTTGCCCTattttttgggtctttttttgtttttgtttttctgtaaATATAGGTCCTAAGTTTGAGTTATTTTATCAAGGATACTGTAATGTATCCTTATAGAGGTCAAGGTAGCCATTGTGCTAGGCCGGAACAAACAAGTCATATGAATGTGAATTATAGGAAATATATAAGCACTGATAAAGCTGGTGAATGGTAAGGAtataaatgaagaagaaaattagggGCGGAAGGTGGGAAGATAGATACAATTTGTAAGGTTGAATGACTGACAAATGCAGCATAGAAACAAGAGGTGATAGATTAAGTAGCATGACATCAAGTAATCAATGAAGccttacccaaaaaaagaaaaaaactgaaaaagagTTATTACAAATGAAGATTTTAACTAAACAATTATGACATTATGCAATTGACTACTCAGCTTTGATACAACTCTTTGGTTCTATTTATTGATTTCTCTTCTTTATCTTTATGGTTTTGCTCCATGATATGTGCCATCTCTACTGAAATTCATGTGTAGGTCAAGTATCACAACCAAGGGAGATGGAAGTCATCAGTTTCGTGGTTCTCCTTGATATCATTGTATGCTAAGAATGATTTAGGAGAGCCATTGCGCTTGAACTACCGTCCAGGATCTGGTTTTGTTGACTTATCTAGCGCTAATGATAATGGGTGGGCACTTTGGAAAGCAATTTCTTGTGAGCCTGAGAATTCTGAGGGTGACATTGACTGGGAGCCCAACATTCAATTGGTTCAAAGGACCTTTTATCTTTTGAATAAGAAGAGTGACTCTGCTGTTGCTTTTGTAGATGGAATTCCAGAGTTTGTTAGGAAGCCTGGAAATCCATTCAAGTTGAAAGTGTTCCATAATGCTTCTGTAGCTCGTGACATAAAGATGGATAGTTACCCTGGGGAGGCATCTGGAACTAGTCTGCAACATGATGCACTCAGAGATGACGGGAACACTTCTGTGAGAAGTGGAAAACTCCCTTGCATTGATGTTACTTTTGAcaaaatttctttgaccaTTTTCCATGAAC
Proteins encoded in this region:
- the LOC18770940 gene encoding uncharacterized protein LOC18770940 isoform X2, which translates into the protein MFLNNVTRRKLASLLRPWLREEPDLELKLGLLNSHAVAKNLRFDTSVLNQLFDESSQFSFKEITVEHLTVRFSNWFVPAFSIEFQGVTVTLSPGELMEERNVELRPKPRDKFAEDMKKKLSEIDPEGSALRGVLEKLLATSPSTNNFRTTLCNLILKHCQLRMHDINVQMQVPILNDSLVCLLNLKDINADPQYLDHGCLLRGLFGALFLPLKEISFTLVGSGFEVGFKRADQLKHVLLLSDLCTCIKLNDLQLVDISLGIPELRFSFSPDDIFFYSAFGKASSQESHCSRNAVQLWKLAASRIDNVISGPRRSLQKLVVVVCLWLRYVNAYEHLLLLIGYSDDHSLKRSATRISQDKMFFSSVKNQMKVISDIEKELPAEAIAQAWRIARHRAASNVQCAKDGLRKSFATIHFNFLLKILFILACIWRVLCKIIHFIIRLLTFRKVLAKEPKKANLKIVSGGPCTEFCFILILGNVLITISHINEIQLAVNEKLESHIGTSCSDFLSFRLSVDSLLLKYVENTCEQSVLISCGQLKVRSSSLLEATVKESSSKSYFSSMEAHWKESNDDLKNILWAEPAQNFPLSETYKPGYADHVEEDNGQSGVLSHSPRASEDNKYRCYASKLEMTLLKILPEKHIQLGIFAAGPHIHISLGKNFDAGNKDINHEVGQEEFHLAFDFRNIEAAVWPTSQFDMESFVAPSGPDDIEPECLRLEQPLIVDMFKSDSGKYQCQEWISLGSYLRVGGLEAYLVDSAGKRQSQILGLKPMTVRLLSFREYVHSFSTSVIAFSAALCGTAEGFTILSYADEFYVFFQVLENLSSAISYSFSSFGSISYLPFKFAKQEFAISEPENAETTAHGAPLNYSNSLFSINGTFKIKSVAIILHKSRISGSVDSSVGNSDVSSSKKLAEHDLPDCGISISIHQTTADLSWKEGKVKVLSNLSEIQSVIFRYKNQKGKSTDHCDLLLQSFDCLYELSLSSSVFNFSLSLSQNYLSSDNVSNAPGTSTSVDKTVHVENLPFTTNSESSNGQDCRFLQDIEFASNVPPPGSDHWLLINVVLGTIYMGRYSAKNVMNGAHQLNKFLSSLSVGGEFQTICCGIQGGFLFLEITALATFVNCFASYLHCFANLLSGLQSSDEHIEEAEISVDTTRPNDHSVQEYMQETHCTSQQAQITQMEAFILNISHFSCVLVIEDEHGGMQELVLEVDVHLNFQVTNMRRKLVFDLSRMSILSQAFQEIVENEIQIPHFSSVTSNVFPSDVVSGGSAEFSHHGDRIHPVNDASCSRDPGPQEEFSVHNSLPEAFRPIHQNYILKQAGAVISVEKPLNDSLCLNEVWVGSGSISCFDITISLSEIQMLLSMISSFSGVFKEEMISEPDRRHQSSNEEFKNSSETMIPNGAIVAIQDVHQHMYFTVEGEENKFNLVGVVHYSLVGERALFRVKYHNQGRWKSSVSWFSLISLYAKNDLGEPLRLNYRPGSGFVDLSSANDNGWALWKAISCEPENSEGDIDWEPNIQLVQRTFYLLNKKSDSAVAFVDGIPEFVRKPGNPFKLKVFHNASVARDIKMDSYPGEASGTSLQHDALRDDGNTSVRSGKLPCIDVTFDKISLTIFHELVDTEDMFPLLCGCIDQTKLTVQILPSKTRVISMSTAVLHYFDAQKNLWRELLHPVEVCLFYRSSFQLQGSQAVSPGVPVHIHCRTKELNISLSELSLDILLFVIGKLNLAGPYSVRSNKIWANCCKVVNHSGSDLLCHFFDKQSVTVSRMQSASVILRCSDLANQPPEIASVVSIQLAVPRSFVTKSIDVSLIETQVLAWKTQITSLQDSKTFPGPFVVVDVSRKSEDGLSIVISPLIRIHNETGFPMELRFRRAQQKEDEFASVMLNAGDAIDDSMAMFDALSLSGGRKKALMSLGLGNFLLSFRPEIPDGFMTSKNSLSVEWSDDLKGGKAVRLSGIFDRLSYRVRNALFTESVKCSFSTAQCTLKSEGASISDMHFLVQSIGRNVPVVQPNQSTDVLENNKSPVAFQEQKDIYLLPTVRVSNLLHTEVHVFLSESDRCYTVGSDNDRNQSTISCGSMVEFYANPSIIYFTVTLTAYNSSCRPVNSSDWVKKLQKQKSDVPCLDIDLDFGGGKYFASLRLSRGNRGTLEAAIFTSYSLRNDTEFTLYFYVPNKRPLSRDEAENYGSGIPPEFGSYLPPKTTRSWFLKPNKMCLKLLEDNASETLIDLDALSGLAEISLEVEDGSGVKYITKLGVSTGPPLSRVVIPSQVVTMVPRHVVVNESEQRIIVRQCYLQDDSVGMIPINSKQRATLQLQDGMNKKRDFSLFEHIMKKHRKVNDDSLIYLQFRLNESKLGWSGPVCIASLGRFFLKFKKPHMDQVTALESSVTEFAAVHVVEEGSTLVLRFHKPPNVSLPYRIENCLHDVSITYYQKDSLEPEILGSESGTDYVWDDLTLPHKLVVRINDSLLLREINLDKVRAWKPFYKLRQQSGLASHLPLGKRSVDQRIDFGELNAMEMVKVGYEVYADGPTRVLRFCEISRSHKGDKMFHSCEKIQLRVPQFTIHLLEHEKKDGDDMEPSAYTPILAARIGNINFDSLFTHEQKFSQICVQSVNLEHKWVGAPFAAMLRRHESDYNDSNDCVLKIVVVFLSTSSNVVQVKFSSIALQPMDLNLDEETLMKIVPFWRTSLSNSKSQQYYFDHFEIHPIKIFANFLPGDSYSSYSSAEETLRSLLHSVVKVPAIKNKVVELNGVMVTHALITMRELLIKCAQHYSWYAMRAIYIAKGSPLLPPDFVSIFDDLASSSLDVFFDPSRGLKNLPGLTLGTFKLISKCIDGNGFSGTKRYFGDLGKSLRTAGSNVLFAAVTEISDSVLKGAEASGFNGVVTGFHQGILKLAMEPSLLGTALMEGGPDRKIKLDRSPAADELYIEGYLQAMLDTVFRQEYLRVRVIDNQVYLKNLPPNSSLIEEIMDRVKGFLVSKALLKGDPSITSRPLSHLRGESEWRLGPTVLTLCEHLFVSFTIRLLRKQANKFIAGIKCNSEGDNAKAVVPANPAEVAPRVKFTWKWGIGKFVLSGIVAYIDGRLCRCIPNPVARRIVSGFLLTFLDNKNNE
- the LOC18770940 gene encoding uncharacterized protein LOC18770940 isoform X1 → MFLNNVTRRKLASLLRPWLREEPDLELKLGLLNSHAVAKNLRFDTSVLNQLFDESSQFSFKEITVEHLTVRFSNWFVPAFSIEFQGVTVTLSPGELMEERNVELRPKPRDKFAEDMKKKLSEIDPEGSALRGVLEKLLATSPSTNNFRTTLCNLILKHCQLRMHDINVQMQVPILNDSLVCLLNLKDINADPQYLDHGCLLRGLFGALFLPLKEISFTLVGSGFEVGFKRADQLKHVLLLSDLCTCIKLNDLQLVDISLGIPELRFSFSPDDIFFYSAFGKASSQESHCSRNAVQLWKLAASRIDNVISGPRRSLQKLVVVVCLWLRYVNAYEHLLLLIGYSDDHSLKRSATRISQDKMFFSSVKNQMKVISDIEKELPAEAIAQAWRIARHRAASNVQCAKDGLRKSFATIHFNFLLKILFILACIWRVLCKIIHFIIRLLTFRKVLAKEPKKANLKIVSGGPCTEFCFILILGNVLITISHINEIQLAVNEKLESHIGTSCSDFLSFRLSVDSLLLKYVENTCEQSVLISCGQLKVRSSSLLEATVKESSSKSYFSSMEAHWKESNDDLKNILWAEPAQNFPLSETYKPGYADHVEGACLSLLKNFLGDMWLNWNTACKEFEKSEIQYFENPFLLCEIKNFLTYPDLKNSDSGFLKFFLTLGKLNIVLGCSSILSISLLFKQIQHALFWTEDNGQSGVLSHSPRASEDNKYRCYASKLEMTLLKILPEKHIQLGIFAAGPHIHISLGKNFDAGNKDINHEVGQEEFHLAFDFRNIEAAVWPTSQFDMESFVAPSGPDDIEPECLRLEQPLIVDMFKSDSGKYQCQEWISLGSYLRVGGLEAYLVDSAGKRQSQILGLKPMTVRLLSFREYVHSFSTSVIAFSAALCGTAEGFTILSYADEFYVFFQVLENLSSAISYSFSSFGSISYLPFKFAKQEFAISEPENAETTAHGAPLNYSNSLFSINGTFKIKSVAIILHKSRISGSVDSSVGNSDVSSSKKLAEHDLPDCGISISIHQTTADLSWKEGKVKVLSNLSEIQSVIFRYKNQKGKSTDHCDLLLQSFDCLYELSLSSSVFNFSLSLSQNYLSSDNVSNAPGTSTSVDKTVHVENLPFTTNSESSNGQDCRFLQDIEFASNVPPPGSDHWLLINVVLGTIYMGRYSAKNVMNGAHQLNKFLSSLSVGGEFQTICCGIQGGFLFLEITALATFVNCFASYLHCFANLLSGLQSSDEHIEEAEISVDTTRPNDHSVQEYMQETHCTSQQAQITQMEAFILNISHFSCVLVIEDEHGGMQELVLEVDVHLNFQVTNMRRKLVFDLSRMSILSQAFQEIVENEIQIPHFSSVTSNVFPSDVVSGGSAEFSHHGDRIHPVNDASCSRDPGPQEEFSVHNSLPEAFRPIHQNYILKQAGAVISVEKPLNDSLCLNEVWVGSGSISCFDITISLSEIQMLLSMISSFSGVFKEEMISEPDRRHQSSNEEFKNSSETMIPNGAIVAIQDVHQHMYFTVEGEENKFNLVGVVHYSLVGERALFRVKYHNQGRWKSSVSWFSLISLYAKNDLGEPLRLNYRPGSGFVDLSSANDNGWALWKAISCEPENSEGDIDWEPNIQLVQRTFYLLNKKSDSAVAFVDGIPEFVRKPGNPFKLKVFHNASVARDIKMDSYPGEASGTSLQHDALRDDGNTSVRSGKLPCIDVTFDKISLTIFHELVDTEDMFPLLCGCIDQTKLTVQILPSKTRVISMSTAVLHYFDAQKNLWRELLHPVEVCLFYRSSFQLQGSQAVSPGVPVHIHCRTKELNISLSELSLDILLFVIGKLNLAGPYSVRSNKIWANCCKVVNHSGSDLLCHFFDKQSVTVSRMQSASVILRCSDLANQPPEIASVVSIQLAVPRSFVTKSIDVSLIETQVLAWKTQITSLQDSKTFPGPFVVVDVSRKSEDGLSIVISPLIRIHNETGFPMELRFRRAQQKEDEFASVMLNAGDAIDDSMAMFDALSLSGGRKKALMSLGLGNFLLSFRPEIPDGFMTSKNSLSVEWSDDLKGGKAVRLSGIFDRLSYRVRNALFTESVKCSFSTAQCTLKSEGASISDMHFLVQSIGRNVPVVQPNQSTDVLENNKSPVAFQEQKDIYLLPTVRVSNLLHTEVHVFLSESDRCYTVGSDNDRNQSTISCGSMVEFYANPSIIYFTVTLTAYNSSCRPVNSSDWVKKLQKQKSDVPCLDIDLDFGGGKYFASLRLSRGNRGTLEAAIFTSYSLRNDTEFTLYFYVPNKRPLSRDEAENYGSGIPPEFGSYLPPKTTRSWFLKPNKMCLKLLEDNASETLIDLDALSGLAEISLEVEDGSGVKYITKLGVSTGPPLSRVVIPSQVVTMVPRHVVVNESEQRIIVRQCYLQDDSVGMIPINSKQRATLQLQDGMNKKRDFSLFEHIMKKHRKVNDDSLIYLQFRLNESKLGWSGPVCIASLGRFFLKFKKPHMDQVTALESSVTEFAAVHVVEEGSTLVLRFHKPPNVSLPYRIENCLHDVSITYYQKDSLEPEILGSESGTDYVWDDLTLPHKLVVRINDSLLLREINLDKVRAWKPFYKLRQQSGLASHLPLGKRSVDQRIDFGELNAMEMVKVGYEVYADGPTRVLRFCEISRSHKGDKMFHSCEKIQLRVPQFTIHLLEHEKKDGDDMEPSAYTPILAARIGNINFDSLFTHEQKFSQICVQSVNLEHKWVGAPFAAMLRRHESDYNDSNDCVLKIVVVFLSTSSNVVQVKFSSIALQPMDLNLDEETLMKIVPFWRTSLSNSKSQQYYFDHFEIHPIKIFANFLPGDSYSSYSSAEETLRSLLHSVVKVPAIKNKVVELNGVMVTHALITMRELLIKCAQHYSWYAMRAIYIAKGSPLLPPDFVSIFDDLASSSLDVFFDPSRGLKNLPGLTLGTFKLISKCIDGNGFSGTKRYFGDLGKSLRTAGSNVLFAAVTEISDSVLKGAEASGFNGVVTGFHQGILKLAMEPSLLGTALMEGGPDRKIKLDRSPAADELYIEGYLQAMLDTVFRQEYLRVRVIDNQVYLKNLPPNSSLIEEIMDRVKGFLVSKALLKGDPSITSRPLSHLRGESEWRLGPTVLTLCEHLFVSFTIRLLRKQANKFIAGIKCNSEGDNAKAVVPANPAEVAPRVKFTWKWGIGKFVLSGIVAYIDGRLCRCIPNPVARRIVSGFLLTFLDNKNNE